A window from Balearica regulorum gibbericeps isolate bBalReg1 chromosome 1, bBalReg1.pri, whole genome shotgun sequence encodes these proteins:
- the TMEM139 gene encoding transmembrane protein 139 codes for MWLETHWKNIRQVLLLLFTAALLIGVTMLAISSNINPVGYFFLGVGGVCLIGYLLSVFVECYLKNQHQHEANEIPPSRQSQAGVNAAYEAPTYEEVMTMSVPPIWTIASNPGLVPSPLNEPPPYNVVIESSAQEEMMVEALRVSAATDIRHTSETDTGSRMQLQLVLPPRPQRFVSDIHDVKGTEDRFEPLEPLTPPPAYESAINDEVFEDAFQPSML; via the exons ATGTGGTTAGAGACACACTGGAAGAACATCCGCCAAGTCTTGTTGCTTCttttcactgctgctcttctcATTGGGGTCACCATGCTGGCCATTTCATCTAACATCAATCCAGTAGGCTATTTCTTCCTAGGGGTAGGGGGAGTGTGCTTGATCGGGTATTTGCTGAGTGTGTTTGTCGAGTGTTACCTGAAGAATCAGCACCAACATGAGGCAAATGAAATACCTCCAAGCAGACAAAGCCAAGCAGG GGTGAACGCTGCCTATGAAGCACCCACCTATGAGGAGGTGATGACCATGTCAGTTCCACCAATATGGACAATTGCATCCAATCCAGGCTTAGTGCCCTCACCACTGAATGAGCCTCCTCCTTACAACGTAGTCATTGAATCATCTGCCCAAGAAGAGATGATGGTGGAGGCACTCAGGGTGTCAGCAGCAACAGACATAAGGCACACCTCCGAGACAGACACGGGCTCCAGGATGCAGTTGCAGCTGGTGCTGCCCCCAAGACCGCAGCGGTTTGTTTCGGACATCCATGACGTGAAAGGTACTGAGGACAGGTTTGAGCCACTGGAGCCACTCACTCCACCACCTGCTTATGAGAGTGCCATCAACGATGAGGTCTTTGAAGATGCTTTCCAGCCCTCCATGTTATGA